In Centropristis striata isolate RG_2023a ecotype Rhode Island chromosome 1, C.striata_1.0, whole genome shotgun sequence, one DNA window encodes the following:
- the ern2 gene encoding serine/threonine-protein kinase/endoribonuclease IRE1: MKQSVLGVMGALGRLLLSLLLLSWEGNILQVAGVRSVTLPESLLFVSTLDGSLHAVSKQSGDIKWTLREDPIIQVPVYLTEPGFLPDPNDGSLYVLGGKHKEGLMKLPFTIPELVQSAPCRSSDGILYTGKKQDVWFVVDPETGEKQTSLTTSSSESICPNTPLLYIGRTEYMVTMFDTKKQELRWNATYNDYSAPPYDDKQDYKMAHLVSSGDGLVVTVDRETGDVLWSQNYGSPVVRVYLYSGDSLRHAPHLSLAMETLRFLTFSSANDHADTHSTLKWSYQFVKEQASAQAQLVPTLYVGKLDSHLYASTSLVHIGVSLVPRGLTLARIEGPVTAEVTVREQGECEITPVTDVRYPPGSTNSKKNHWLLIGHHELPPVAHTTMLRDYPLSLQRSGEAVIPPRTSQAPNYHQRYFQTVDGHHSDSDANANRGGVDGRTTGQAQEPAPVLPVYMTQDRLTLAVLTLLLGGWLAFAITYPVRAAHQLKAQRQMEEAFESRLQRMQTNMQTNVPTVTSVSSVTTLSTNTNLSSDSQPASADPPPSPHSYSSSTSDVEKNCATEHKATAEGNSEEVQVGKISFTPSEVLGHGTAGTFVFRGNFDGRHVAVKRILPECFEVAEREVQLLRESDTHPNVIRYFCTERDRLFTYIAIELCAATLQQYVEDPSCFPELNPITLLGETMCGLSHLHSLNIVHRDLKPRNILLSGPSALGRVRALISDFGLCKKIQDGRSSFSLRSGIPGTEGWIAPEVLRETPGNKPTAAVDVFSAGCVFYYVVSRGQHPFGDSLRRQVNILSGEYSLSHFMEDIHDDVIAQDLIEQMISAEAESRPSTACVLKHPFFWSPEKQLLFFQDVSDRIEKEPPDSPIVVRLETAGRAVVRTNWRMHISVPLQTDLRRFRTYKGNSVRDLLRAMRNKKHHYHELPPEVQETLGELPEGFVSYFTSRFPRLLMHTHAALHICSHERLFHPYYLPPNTK, from the exons GTTGCAGGGGTCAGATCCGTCACCCTCCCAGAATCCCTCCTGTTCGTCTCCACACTGGACGGTAGTCTGCATGCTGTCTCCAAACAGTCAGGAGACATCAAGTGGACCCTCAGAGAAG ATCCCATTATTCAAGTACCTGTCTACCTCACAGA GCCCGGTTTTCTCCCAGACCCCAACGATGGCAGTTTGTATGTCCTGGGCGGCAAACACAAGGAAGGCCTGATG AAACTGCCTTTCACCATCCCAGAGCTGGTTCAGTCGGCTCCCTGCAGGAGCTCTGACGGTATTCTTTATACAG gtAAAAAACAGGATGTGTGGTTTGTGGTGGATCCTGAGACAGGCGAGAAGCAAACCAGTTtaaccacctcctcctctgagTCCATCTGCCCAAACACTCCTCTGCTCTACATTGGACGCACAG aataCATGGTTACCATGTTTGATACCAAGAAACAGGAGCTGCGATGGAATGCTACGTACAATGATTACTCTGCTCCACCTTACGATGACAAACAGGACTACA AGATGGCTCATCTGGTGTCGAGTGGTGACGGTCTTGTTGTGACAGttgacagagagacag GTGACGTCTTGTGGAGTCAGAACTACGGCTCGCCCGTCGTTCGGGTCTATCTGTACTCTGGCGACTCACTAAGACACGCCCCCCACCTCTCCCTGGCCATGGAAACACTACGCTTCCTCACTTTCTCCTCTGCCAACGAccacgcagacacacactccACACTGAAGTGGAGTTATCAGTTTGTGAAGGAGCAGGCCAGCGCACAAGCACAACTTGT GCCAACTCTCTATGTTGGAAAATTGGACTCCCACCTCTATGCATCTACTTCCCTTGTCCACATTGGAGTCTCATTAGTG CCTCGGGGACTGACCTTGGCTCGTATCGAGGGTCCGGTGACGGCCGAAGTGACGGTCAGAGAGCAAGGGGAGTGTGAGATCACACCGGTTACTGATGTACGCTACCCACCAGGGAGCACAAACAGCAAGAAAAACCACTGGCTGCTaatag gtcaTCACGAGCTCCCTCCAGTGGCTCACACCACAATGTTGAGGGATTACCCACTCAGCCTGCAGCGTTCTGGTGAGGCAGTCATCCCCCCTCGAACCTCCCAGGCCCCCAACTACCATCAGCGCTAC TTCCAGACAGTTGACGGCCACCACAGTGACAGTGACGCTAACGCTAACAGAGGAGGGGTTGACGGGAGGACGACTGGACAGGCCCAGGAGCCGGCCCCTGTGCTGCCCGTCTACATGACTCAGGACCGGCTGACTCTGGCTGTTCTGACGCTGCTGCTGGGAGGATGGCTGGCCTTCGCCATCACGTACCCCgtt cgtGCAGCTCATCAGCTGAAAGCTCAGCGGCAGATGGAGGAAGCTTTTGAGTCTCGTCTCCAGCGAATGCAGACAAACATGCAGACTAACGTGCCGACTGTGACCTCGGTTTCTTCAGTCACAACCCTCTCTACCAACACAAACCTCTCCAGTG ACTCTCAGCCTGCATCTGCTGACCCTCCACCCAGTCCTCacagttacagcagcagcacctcaGATGTCGAGAAAAACTGCGCCACTGAGCACAAAGCCACAGCAG AAGGAAACAGTGAGGAGGTGCAGGTGGGGAAAATCTCCTTCACTCCATCTGAGGTGCTTGGACACGGCACAGCAGGAACTTTTGTCTTCAG GGGTAATTTTGATGGACGCCACGTAGCGGTGAAGCGAATACTGCCGGAGTGTTTTGAGGTTGCAGAGCGAGAGGTGCAGCTCCTCCGGGAGTCTGACACTCACCCCAACGTCATCCGATATTTCTGCACAGAGAGAGACCGCCTCTTCACTTACATCGCCATCGAGCTGTGCGCTGCCACCCTGCAACAG TATGTGGAGGACCCATCTTGCTTCCCTGAGCTGAATCCCATAACTCTGCTGGGAGAAACCATGTGTGGCCTCTCACACCTCCACTCCCTCAACATAG TCCATCGTGACTTGAAGCCGAGAAACATCCTCCTTTCCGGCCCCAGTGCGCTGGGTCGGGTCCGAGCTCTCATATCTGACTTTGGACTGTGTAAGAAGATCCAAGACGGTCGGAGCAGCTTCTCTCTGCGGTCAGGAATACCAGGAACTGAAGGGTGGATAGCTCCCGAAGTCCTGCGAGAAACTCCCGGCAACAAACCG ACAGCAGCGGTGGACGTCTTCTCAGCAGGTTGTGTGTTCTACTACGtggtcagcagggggcagcacCCCTTTGGTGATTCATTAAGACGACAGGTCAACATCCTGTCAGGAGAATATTCACTCTCCCATTTTATGGAGGATATACATG ATGACGTCATAGCACAGGATCTGATCGAGCAGATGATCAGTGCCGAGGCTGAGTCCCGGCCCTCCACCGCCTGTGTGCTCAAACATCCGTTCTTCTGGAGCCCCGAGAAGCAGCTGCTCTTTTTCCAG GATGTCAGCGACCGCATAGAGAAGGAGCCACCAGACAGTCCAATCGTGGTCAGACTGGAGACGGCAGGACGGGCAGTGGTCCGAACCAACTGGAGGATGCATATCTCTGTGCCTCTGCAGACAG ACCTGAGGCGGTTCAGGACATATAAGGGAAACTCAGTCCGAGATCTGCTGAGAGCCATGAGGAATAAG AAGCACCACTACCACGAGTTGCCACCAGAGGTGCAGGAGACTCTGGGCGAGCTGCCCGAAGGCTTCGTCAGCTACTTCACCTCACGGTTTCCACGGTTACTGATGCACACGCACGCTGCTCTGCACATCTGCTCCCATGAGAGACTGTTTCACCCCTACTATCTGCCCCCCAACACCAAATAG